From the Alkalispirochaeta americana genome, one window contains:
- a CDS encoding DUF3798 domain-containing protein, translating into MKRIFGFMVLAALATSTVFAGGRQEASADAWKIGILTGTVTQNEEEYRMAEQMQQEFGAEHIEIRTYPDRFMQEQETTISQMMALASDPAMKAIVMVQAVPGTAAAVDRVREVRPDILIILGAPQEDPDLIARRGDIVFDTNNIGRGYQIAEHANNMGAETLVHYSFPRHMSIEFLAQRRDLMKERAEQLGMRFVEVDAPDPTGDAGVPGTQQFINEDVSRQVARLGKDTAFFGTNCSMMEPLIRQTVSNKAIFPVQCCPSPYHAMPGALGISVPSDKQGNLEWIMGEIGNAVAEADMQGRVATWPAPINMAMIQAGTYYAVDYIQGRTSGKVDDAAMRQKFIEITGGADLSTYGDHSNFYLVLLDHHIF; encoded by the coding sequence CTGGAAGATCGGCATCCTCACTGGTACGGTAACGCAGAACGAAGAAGAATACCGCATGGCAGAGCAGATGCAGCAGGAGTTCGGAGCCGAGCACATCGAAATCCGGACCTATCCCGACCGCTTCATGCAGGAACAGGAGACCACAATCTCCCAGATGATGGCCCTGGCATCGGATCCGGCCATGAAAGCAATTGTGATGGTCCAGGCTGTTCCTGGCACCGCAGCAGCTGTCGACCGGGTCCGGGAAGTCCGTCCCGACATCCTGATCATTCTCGGCGCACCCCAGGAAGATCCCGACCTGATTGCCCGCCGGGGAGACATCGTCTTTGACACCAACAACATCGGCCGGGGATACCAGATCGCCGAACACGCCAACAACATGGGCGCAGAAACCCTGGTCCATTACAGCTTTCCCCGCCATATGTCCATCGAGTTTCTGGCCCAGCGCCGGGATCTGATGAAAGAGCGGGCAGAACAGCTGGGAATGCGTTTTGTCGAGGTGGACGCTCCGGACCCCACAGGCGACGCCGGTGTACCGGGAACGCAGCAGTTCATCAACGAGGATGTATCCCGCCAGGTAGCTCGTCTTGGAAAAGACACCGCCTTCTTTGGAACCAACTGCTCCATGATGGAGCCCCTGATCCGGCAGACCGTCTCCAACAAGGCGATCTTCCCGGTCCAGTGCTGCCCCTCGCCCTACCATGCCATGCCCGGTGCCCTGGGAATTTCCGTACCTTCAGACAAGCAGGGGAACCTGGAGTGGATCATGGGCGAAATCGGCAACGCCGTGGCCGAAGCAGACATGCAGGGCCGCGTAGCCACCTGGCCCGCTCCCATCAACATGGCCATGATCCAGGCTGGCACCTACTACGCGGTAGACTACATCCAGGGTCGCACATCGGGTAAGGTCGACGATGCAGCAATGCGCCAGAAGTTCATCGAGATAACCGGCGGCGCTGACCTCTCTACCTATGGTGATCATTCCAACTTTTATCTCGTACTGCTCGATCACCACATTTTCTGA